A single region of the Methylocystis echinoides genome encodes:
- a CDS encoding invasion associated locus B family protein: MKLSRVATSFAPLRHLVAGALGALLATAGGGAQAQGVVKSKYGDWEIRCETPAGASAEQCALIQSVVAEDKNNVNLVVIVLKTSDGKSRLLRVIAPLGVLLPNGLGLKIDQTDIGRAGFVKCLPTGCVAEVVMDDKLVDQMKNGRTATFIIHQVPEEGIGLPLTLQGFKEGYAKLP, translated from the coding sequence ATGAAGCTTTCGCGCGTCGCGACGTCCTTCGCCCCCTTGCGACATCTCGTCGCGGGCGCCCTTGGCGCCCTGCTCGCGACTGCCGGCGGCGGCGCGCAGGCGCAGGGGGTGGTGAAATCCAAATATGGCGATTGGGAAATCCGTTGCGAGACGCCGGCCGGCGCCTCCGCCGAGCAATGCGCGCTGATTCAAAGCGTCGTCGCTGAAGACAAGAACAATGTGAATCTCGTTGTCATCGTGCTCAAGACGAGCGACGGGAAAAGCCGCCTGCTGCGCGTCATCGCGCCGCTCGGCGTCCTGCTTCCCAACGGACTGGGTCTGAAAATCGACCAAACCGACATTGGCCGCGCCGGTTTTGTCAAATGTCTGCCCACCGGCTGCGTCGCCGAGGTGGTGATGGACGACAAGCTCGTCGATCAGATGAAAAACGGCCGGACGGCGACCTTCATCATTCATCAGGTGCCCGAGGAGGGCATCGGCCTGCCGCTGACGCTGCAGGGTTTCAAGGAAGGCTACGCGAAGCTGCCCTGA
- a CDS encoding DUF983 domain-containing protein gives MSEEQVYPPAQVYIDGLLGRCPRCSKGHMIEGLLTVAPKCEVCGLDFSFADTGDGPAIFVMTIAGFIIVGLAWYIEVVYQPAYWIHALIFLPLSAIVCIGLLRPTKGLLIALQYFNKAEEGQRES, from the coding sequence ATGTCTGAAGAGCAGGTCTACCCTCCGGCGCAGGTCTATATCGATGGGCTGCTTGGCAGATGTCCCCGTTGCAGCAAGGGGCACATGATCGAAGGCCTGCTGACGGTCGCGCCCAAATGCGAAGTCTGCGGCCTCGACTTCTCCTTCGCCGACACGGGCGACGGACCGGCCATTTTCGTCATGACCATCGCCGGTTTCATCATCGTCGGCCTCGCCTGGTATATTGAGGTGGTCTACCAGCCGGCCTACTGGATTCACGCCCTGATCTTCCTGCCGCTTTCGGCCATCGTCTGCATCGGCCTGCTTCGGCCGACCAAGGGGCTGCTGATCGCGCTGCAATATTTCAACAAGGCCGAAGAGGGCCAGCGGGAATCATGA
- a CDS encoding heme o synthase produces MSDASYIDDGQSPHIPVADPSDYIRLLKPRVMSLVVLTALAGLLLAPVPPHPLIVFTAILSIAVGAGASGALNMWYDADIDAVMTRTQTRPIPAGRLDGDSALAFGMVLALLSVFTLGFATNWLAASLLAFTIFFYVVVYTMWLKRSTPQNIVIGGAAGALPPMVGYAAATGDISLASIVLFAIIFVWTPPHFWALAILKHDDYGRAGVPMMPNVLGTDRTRTEILIYSLLLAPLAVLPWLMGFATAIYGVAAILSGLYLVWLAAQVYRRREGDAARRASLKLFLFSISYLFMLFLILVAERVAHIAGYL; encoded by the coding sequence ATGAGCGACGCATCCTACATCGACGACGGCCAGAGCCCGCATATTCCGGTCGCGGATCCGTCCGACTATATCCGGCTGCTGAAGCCGCGCGTCATGTCGCTCGTGGTGCTGACGGCGCTCGCGGGCCTGCTGCTTGCGCCGGTTCCGCCGCATCCGTTGATCGTCTTCACCGCGATTCTGTCCATCGCCGTCGGCGCCGGCGCCTCGGGCGCGCTCAACATGTGGTACGACGCCGACATCGATGCGGTGATGACGCGCACGCAGACGCGCCCGATCCCGGCTGGTCGTCTCGACGGCGACTCCGCGCTCGCCTTCGGCATGGTGCTGGCGCTGCTTTCGGTCTTCACGCTCGGCTTCGCCACCAACTGGCTGGCGGCCTCGCTGCTCGCCTTCACCATCTTCTTCTATGTCGTCGTCTATACGATGTGGCTGAAGCGCTCGACGCCGCAGAACATCGTGATCGGCGGCGCCGCGGGCGCCTTGCCGCCCATGGTCGGCTACGCCGCCGCGACGGGCGACATCAGCCTGGCGAGCATTGTCCTCTTCGCGATCATCTTCGTCTGGACGCCGCCGCATTTCTGGGCGCTGGCGATCCTCAAGCACGATGATTACGGCCGCGCCGGCGTGCCCATGATGCCGAATGTGCTGGGCACGGACCGCACGCGCACCGAAATCCTGATTTATTCGCTGCTGCTGGCGCCGCTCGCCGTCCTGCCCTGGCTGATGGGCTTTGCGACCGCGATCTATGGAGTCGCAGCGATCCTTTCGGGCCTCTATCTCGTGTGGCTCGCGGCGCAGGTCTATCGCAGGCGCGAGGGCGACGCCGCCCGGCGCGCGTCGCTGAAACTGTTCCTCTTCTCCATCTCCTATCTTTTCATGCTCTTCCTCATTCTCGTCGCAGAGCGCGTCGCCCATATCGCCGGCTACCTCTGA
- a CDS encoding cytochrome c oxidase assembly protein has protein sequence MTDDARKPKRSPRALAATLVVGSLGMLGLSFASVPLYRAFCAATGFGGTPQIGKTAALKQGERHLVVRFDANVARDLPWKFEPEFPKVTLRTGETTTVYYKVANLSDKETSGQAAYNVSPDQAGAFFVKVQCFCFSEQKLAPGETAEWPVVFYLDPALESDEAMRRVEEITLSYSFYPTKAPAKAATSAVVGQKPKS, from the coding sequence ATGACCGACGACGCCCGCAAGCCGAAACGCAGCCCGCGCGCCCTCGCCGCGACGCTCGTCGTCGGTTCGCTGGGCATGCTGGGCCTGTCCTTCGCGTCTGTACCGCTTTATCGCGCCTTCTGCGCCGCGACCGGCTTCGGCGGCACGCCGCAGATTGGCAAGACGGCCGCGCTGAAGCAGGGCGAACGGCATCTGGTCGTGCGCTTCGACGCCAATGTCGCCCGCGATCTGCCGTGGAAATTCGAGCCGGAATTTCCCAAGGTGACGCTGCGCACCGGCGAGACGACGACGGTCTATTACAAGGTCGCCAATCTCTCCGACAAGGAGACGAGCGGGCAGGCGGCCTATAACGTCAGCCCGGATCAGGCTGGCGCGTTTTTCGTGAAGGTGCAGTGCTTCTGCTTCAGCGAGCAGAAGCTCGCGCCGGGCGAGACGGCCGAATGGCCGGTCGTCTTCTATCTCGACCCCGCCCTCGAATCAGACGAGGCGATGCGGCGGGTGGAGGAGATCACCCTGTCCTATTCCTTCTATCCGACCAAGGCGCCGGCGAAAGCCGCAACGAGCGCGGTGGTGGGGCAGAAGCCAAAGTCCTGA
- the ctaD gene encoding cytochrome c oxidase subunit I, translating to MASSTAGAHDHPRGLRRFLFSTNHKDIGTLYLILAVIGGMVGLLMSIGIRAELMYPGINVFPGLAKLINGADPSTGPDAAKNLYNVFITAHGVLMIFFMVMPALMGGFANWFVPIMIGAPDMAFPRLNNISFWFLAVSLILLVMSMFVEGAPGMMGFGGGWVFYPPLSSNIGHPGPAMDFVILSLHLAGASSILGSINFITTIFNMRAPGMTLHKMPLFAWAMLVTAFLLVLTLPVLAGAITMLLTDRNFGTMFYDPAGGGDPLLFQHLFWFFGHPEVYVLILPGFGLISHIVSTFSRKPVFGYLGMAYAMVCIGFLGCIVWAHHMYTVGLSLNAQRYFVFATMVIAVPTGIKIFSWIATMWGGSITFRAPMIWAIGFIFVFTMGGVTGVVLANASADRQLHETYFVVAHFHYTMSLGAVFAVFAGFYYWFPKMTGYLYNETLSKFHFIVLFIGINLTFFPQHFLGLAGMPRRYIDYPDAFALWNYISSIGAFIGGLSMLIFFYTVWEAFARKREAGANPWGPGATTLEWTLPSPPPFHQFEVLPRISGSGHQ from the coding sequence ATGGCGAGTTCGACTGCCGGAGCGCATGACCATCCGAGAGGCCTGCGCCGCTTTCTCTTCTCCACGAACCACAAAGACATTGGCACGCTCTATCTGATCCTCGCCGTCATCGGCGGCATGGTCGGCCTGCTGATGTCGATCGGCATTCGCGCCGAGCTCATGTATCCGGGCATCAATGTGTTCCCGGGACTGGCCAAGCTGATCAACGGCGCTGATCCGTCAACGGGCCCCGACGCCGCCAAGAACCTCTACAATGTGTTCATCACGGCGCATGGCGTGCTCATGATCTTCTTCATGGTCATGCCGGCGCTGATGGGCGGCTTCGCCAACTGGTTCGTGCCGATCATGATCGGCGCGCCGGACATGGCCTTCCCGCGCCTCAACAACATCTCCTTCTGGTTCCTCGCGGTGTCGCTGATCCTTCTGGTGATGTCGATGTTCGTCGAGGGCGCGCCGGGCATGATGGGCTTCGGCGGCGGCTGGGTGTTCTATCCGCCGCTGTCGTCGAACATCGGCCACCCCGGCCCGGCGATGGATTTCGTGATCCTGTCGCTGCATCTCGCGGGCGCGTCGTCGATCCTGGGTTCGATCAACTTCATCACCACGATCTTCAACATGCGCGCGCCGGGCATGACGCTGCACAAGATGCCGCTCTTCGCCTGGGCCATGCTCGTCACCGCCTTCCTGCTGGTTCTGACGCTTCCGGTTCTCGCCGGCGCCATCACCATGCTGCTGACGGACCGCAACTTCGGCACCATGTTCTACGATCCGGCCGGCGGCGGCGATCCGCTGCTGTTCCAGCATCTGTTCTGGTTCTTCGGCCATCCGGAAGTGTACGTGCTGATCCTGCCGGGCTTCGGCCTCATCAGCCACATCGTGTCGACCTTCTCGCGCAAGCCGGTCTTCGGCTATCTCGGCATGGCCTATGCGATGGTCTGCATCGGCTTCCTCGGCTGCATCGTGTGGGCGCACCACATGTATACGGTCGGCCTGTCGCTGAACGCGCAGCGCTACTTCGTCTTCGCCACCATGGTGATCGCGGTGCCGACCGGCATCAAGATCTTCTCCTGGATCGCGACGATGTGGGGCGGCTCGATCACCTTCCGCGCGCCGATGATCTGGGCGATCGGCTTCATCTTCGTGTTCACCATGGGCGGCGTCACCGGCGTCGTGCTGGCGAACGCCTCGGCCGACCGTCAGCTCCACGAGACCTATTTCGTGGTGGCGCACTTCCACTACACGATGTCGCTCGGCGCGGTCTTCGCCGTCTTCGCGGGCTTCTATTACTGGTTCCCGAAGATGACGGGCTATCTCTACAACGAGACCCTGTCGAAGTTTCACTTCATCGTGCTGTTCATCGGCATCAACCTGACCTTCTTCCCGCAGCACTTCCTGGGTCTCGCCGGCATGCCGCGCCGCTACATCGACTATCCGGACGCCTTCGCGCTCTGGAACTACATCTCGTCGATCGGCGCGTTCATTGGCGGCCTCAGCATGCTGATCTTCTTCTACACTGTGTGGGAAGCCTTCGCGCGCAAGCGTGAAGCGGGCGCGAATCCGTGGGGTCCGGGCGCCACGACGCTGGAATGGACGCTGCCTTCGCCGCCGCCGTTCCATCAGTTCGAGGTGCTGCCGCGCATCTCCGGCTCCGGCCACCAGTAA
- a CDS encoding SURF1 family protein: MTPAARALVGPGVATAVAFALLMSLGFWQVRRLAEKEALIARVESRAQAAPTPAPPQDRWGALIPADYDFSHVTARGHYLPGRDALVFMKPPEGFGLEPGYMVLTPFALDSGGVALVERGFAPLSKVDDEAGRVPPAGETEIAGLLRGPQSRNMFTPADTPQRRIWYTRDPAAMAATLGLAGAAPFTIALETPSSQGPNGYPRRVPVAPEFPNNHLTYALTWFSLAAALLVVFGLFARGRLSRNG, encoded by the coding sequence ATGACACCCGCGGCGCGGGCGCTGGTGGGACCGGGCGTCGCGACCGCGGTCGCCTTCGCGCTCCTCATGAGCCTCGGTTTCTGGCAGGTCCGCCGCCTCGCCGAAAAAGAGGCGCTGATCGCCCGCGTCGAATCCCGCGCGCAGGCCGCGCCGACGCCGGCGCCACCGCAGGACCGATGGGGCGCGCTGATCCCGGCCGATTACGACTTTTCCCATGTGACGGCGCGGGGGCATTATCTCCCCGGCCGTGACGCGCTGGTGTTCATGAAGCCGCCGGAAGGCTTCGGCCTCGAGCCGGGCTATATGGTCCTGACGCCCTTCGCGCTCGACTCGGGCGGCGTGGCGCTCGTCGAGCGCGGTTTTGCGCCCCTGTCGAAAGTCGACGACGAAGCCGGCCGCGTGCCGCCTGCGGGCGAGACCGAGATCGCCGGCCTCCTGCGGGGTCCCCAGAGCCGCAACATGTTTACGCCGGCGGATACGCCGCAGCGGCGCATCTGGTACACCCGCGACCCGGCCGCCATGGCGGCGACGCTCGGCCTGGCCGGGGCGGCGCCCTTCACCATCGCGCTCGAGACGCCGTCGAGCCAGGGGCCGAACGGCTACCCGCGCCGCGTCCCCGTCGCGCCCGAATTTCCCAACAACCACCTCACCTACGCCTTGACCTGGTTCTCGCTCGCGGCGGCGCTTCTCGTCGTCTTCGGCCTGTTTGCGCGCGGGCGGCTGTCACGGAACGGTTGA
- the coxB gene encoding cytochrome c oxidase subunit II encodes MSTGNRNYLSVGALAAAVALPVVLFAGFAYAQVEGQPTPGGIGLPATVTEVGRETQFFYNGILLPIITFIALSVLGLLLYVSWRYNEQSNPVPSKLTHHTGLEIVWTLVPILILVVIAIPSFRILAHQVEIPESKITIKVTGNQWYWSYKYPEDQGGGFGFDQLMKPDADLKEGEPRLLAVDNEAYVPVNEVVKLQITAADVIHSFVIPAFGVRMDAVPGRLNETWFKAEKEGVYYGQCSKICGKDHAFMPMAIRVVSRDKYDEWLAEAKKKFAAAEPSTRLASNEQAR; translated from the coding sequence ATGTCCACGGGCAATCGAAACTACCTTTCTGTCGGGGCGCTTGCGGCCGCAGTCGCGCTTCCGGTCGTCCTCTTCGCTGGCTTCGCCTATGCACAGGTCGAGGGACAGCCGACTCCCGGCGGCATCGGCCTGCCGGCGACGGTGACCGAGGTTGGGCGTGAAACGCAGTTTTTCTACAACGGCATTCTGCTGCCAATCATCACCTTCATCGCCCTTTCGGTGCTGGGCCTGCTCCTCTACGTCTCCTGGCGCTACAATGAGCAGTCCAATCCGGTGCCGTCGAAGCTGACGCACCACACCGGCCTCGAGATCGTCTGGACGCTGGTCCCGATTCTCATCCTCGTGGTCATCGCGATTCCGTCTTTCCGAATCCTCGCGCATCAGGTCGAGATTCCGGAATCGAAGATCACGATCAAGGTCACCGGCAATCAGTGGTACTGGTCCTATAAATATCCCGAGGATCAGGGCGGCGGCTTCGGCTTCGACCAGCTCATGAAGCCGGACGCCGATCTCAAGGAAGGCGAGCCGCGTCTCCTTGCGGTCGACAATGAGGCCTACGTTCCCGTCAATGAGGTCGTGAAGCTGCAGATCACCGCGGCTGACGTCATTCACTCCTTCGTGATCCCCGCCTTCGGCGTCCGCATGGACGCGGTGCCCGGCCGGTTGAACGAGACCTGGTTCAAGGCGGAAAAGGAAGGCGTCTATTACGGCCAGTGCTCCAAGATCTGCGGCAAGGACCATGCGTTCATGCCGATGGCGATCCGCGTCGTGAGCCGCGACAAATATGACGAGTGGCTGGCGGAGGCGAAGAAGAAGTTCGCCGCCGCTGAACCGTCCACGCGCCTCGCGTCGAACGAGCAGGCTCGCTGA
- a CDS encoding cytochrome c oxidase subunit 3 — protein MADGHAKPQHDYHLVDPSPWPIAGAFAALATAIGAIMWMAQHKGSPIYGQTWGGTLFFAGFAAILAVMYAWWSDIVREAETEGHHTPVVQLHHRYGMILFILSEVMFFVAWFWAFFNSSIFPDDVWQVTRTELFQGVWPPKGVEVLSPWKLPLLNTIILLTSGATLTWAHHGLLHNDRDQLKKGLIATIALGLIFTAVQGYEYAHAPFAFSFDPAHPAATNYGSTFFMATGFHGFHVIVGTLFLIVCLVRTYKGHFKPDQHLGFEFAAWYWHFVDVVWLFLFCCIYVWGNWGGAME, from the coding sequence ATGGCCGACGGACACGCGAAACCTCAACACGACTACCATCTCGTCGATCCGAGTCCGTGGCCGATCGCCGGCGCCTTCGCCGCTCTGGCGACCGCAATCGGCGCCATCATGTGGATGGCGCAGCACAAGGGCTCGCCGATCTATGGCCAGACCTGGGGCGGCACCCTGTTCTTCGCCGGTTTCGCGGCGATCCTGGCGGTCATGTACGCCTGGTGGAGCGACATCGTCCGCGAAGCGGAGACCGAGGGCCATCACACGCCGGTTGTGCAGCTGCATCACCGCTACGGGATGATCCTCTTCATCCTCTCCGAAGTGATGTTCTTCGTCGCCTGGTTCTGGGCCTTCTTCAATTCCAGCATCTTCCCGGACGATGTCTGGCAGGTGACGCGCACGGAGCTGTTCCAGGGCGTCTGGCCGCCGAAGGGCGTCGAGGTGCTGAGCCCCTGGAAGCTGCCGCTGCTCAACACCATCATCCTGCTCACCTCGGGCGCGACCCTGACCTGGGCGCATCACGGCCTGCTGCACAATGATCGCGACCAGCTCAAGAAGGGCCTGATCGCCACCATCGCGCTCGGCCTGATCTTCACGGCCGTGCAGGGCTACGAATACGCCCACGCGCCCTTCGCCTTCTCCTTCGATCCGGCGCATCCGGCGGCGACCAATTACGGCTCGACCTTCTTCATGGCGACGGGCTTCCACGGCTTCCACGTCATCGTCGGCACGCTGTTCCTGATCGTCTGCCTGGTGCGCACCTACAAGGGCCACTTCAAGCCCGACCAGCACCTCGGCTTCGAATTCGCCGCCTGGTACTGGCACTTCGTCGACGTGGTCTGGCTGTTCCTGTTCTGCTGCATATATGTCTGGGGGAACTGGGGCGGCGCGATGGAGTAG
- the thrC gene encoding threonine synthase, translating into MRYLSTRGEAAQLAFDDVLLAGLATDGGLYTPLAYPHVSPGDIAALAGVPYAEAAARLIGPFLTDEAAQTALRAQTEVAYASFRHRAIAPMTQIADNLFVLELFHGPTLAFKDLAMQLLGRMMNDVLEKRNLRATIVGATSGDTGAAAIEAFRGLPRVDVFILYPHGRVSDVQRKQMTTVTEDNVHTIALQGTFDDAQNILKRLFRNRPFRERVGLAGVNSINWARVVAQMVYYFTSGVALGAPHRRISYAVPTGNFGDVLAGYIAKRMGLPVERLIVATNANDILARALATGRYEPRGVTPTQSPSMDIQVSSNFERLLFDATGRDHAALRGAFASLDQSGAFDIPPAALETIRAEFDAQSVGEAQTTAEIARTWREAGYVLDPHTATGVRAARVRLEADPATPVVALSTAHPAKFPDAIERAIGCRPRAPDAIAARLEGPERFTILENDEARVSAFISERARAAQA; encoded by the coding sequence TTGCGCTATCTCTCGACGCGTGGCGAAGCCGCGCAGCTTGCTTTCGACGACGTTCTCCTCGCCGGCCTCGCCACGGACGGCGGCCTGTACACGCCGCTGGCTTATCCACATGTTTCGCCCGGCGATATCGCCGCGCTGGCGGGCGTTCCCTATGCCGAGGCGGCGGCCCGGCTGATCGGGCCCTTTCTGACGGATGAAGCGGCGCAGACGGCGCTGCGCGCGCAGACAGAGGTCGCCTATGCGAGCTTCCGCCATCGCGCCATCGCGCCGATGACCCAGATCGCCGACAATCTTTTCGTGCTGGAGTTGTTCCACGGCCCGACGCTCGCCTTCAAGGATCTGGCCATGCAGCTGCTTGGCCGTATGATGAATGATGTTCTGGAGAAGCGAAATCTGCGCGCGACCATCGTCGGCGCCACCTCGGGCGACACGGGCGCGGCGGCGATCGAGGCGTTTCGCGGCCTGCCGCGCGTCGACGTCTTCATCCTCTATCCGCATGGGCGCGTTTCCGACGTGCAGCGCAAGCAGATGACGACGGTGACGGAGGACAATGTCCACACCATCGCGCTTCAGGGGACATTCGACGACGCGCAGAACATTCTGAAGCGGCTCTTCCGCAACAGGCCCTTCCGCGAGCGCGTCGGTCTTGCCGGCGTCAATTCGATCAACTGGGCGCGGGTCGTCGCGCAGATGGTTTACTATTTCACCAGCGGCGTCGCGCTCGGCGCGCCGCACCGGCGGATTTCCTACGCCGTGCCGACCGGCAATTTCGGCGATGTGCTCGCCGGCTATATCGCCAAGCGCATGGGTCTGCCGGTCGAGCGGCTCATCGTCGCAACCAACGCCAACGACATTCTCGCCCGCGCGCTGGCGACCGGCCGCTACGAACCGCGCGGCGTGACGCCGACGCAATCGCCTTCCATGGACATCCAGGTCTCCTCCAATTTCGAGCGGCTGCTGTTCGACGCCACGGGGCGCGATCACGCGGCGCTGCGCGGCGCCTTCGCCTCGCTCGACCAGTCGGGCGCCTTCGACATTCCGCCCGCCGCGCTGGAGACGATCCGCGCCGAATTCGACGCCCAGTCCGTCGGCGAGGCGCAGACCACGGCGGAGATCGCGCGCACTTGGCGCGAGGCCGGCTATGTGCTCGATCCGCATACGGCGACGGGCGTCCGTGCGGCGCGCGTGCGGCTCGAGGCGGATCCGGCGACGCCGGTCGTTGCGCTCTCCACCGCGCATCCGGCCAAATTCCCGGACGCGATCGAGCGCGCCATCGGCTGCCGGCCGCGGGCGCCCGACGCCATCGCCGCGCGGCTGGAAGGGCCCGAGCGGTTCACCATTCTCGAAAACGACGAAGCGCGCGTCAGCGCCTTCATCAGCGAGCGCGCCCGCGCCGCGCAGGCGTGA